Proteins co-encoded in one Lynx canadensis isolate LIC74 chromosome C1, mLynCan4.pri.v2, whole genome shotgun sequence genomic window:
- the MINDY1 gene encoding ubiquitin carboxyl-terminal hydrolase MINDY-1 — protein sequence MEHHQPGHPASGKARIIEAVSPENREVLSQPDVHPQDKDAGDADGAAREQETVDQTSPLAQGQDNLESPAPNASSIQLGPAHGTQPEAETGGACSRPQELPQPPRARQPEVDFYCVKWISWKGERTPIITQSTNGPCPLLAIMNILFLQWKVKLSPQKEVITSDELMAHLGDCLLSIKPQEKSEGLQLNFQQNVDDAMTVLPKLATGLDVNVRFTGVSDFEYTPECSVFDLLGIPLYHGWLVDPQSPEAVSAVGKLSYNQLVEKIITCKHSSDTNLVTEGLIAEQFLETTAAQLTYHGLCELTAAAKEGELSVFFRNNHFSTMTKHKSHLYLLVTDQGFLQEEQVVWESLHNVDGDSCFCNSDFHLSHSLGKGPGAGGGNGSPEQQRLVDQDYLIALSLQQQPQGTLGLSDLELAQQLQQEEYQQQPAVQPAPGRASPQGRGATSGRPAGERRQRPKQESDCVLL from the exons ATGGAACACCATCAACCTGGGCATCCAGCCTCTGGTAAGGCCAGGATTATAGAAGCAGTCAGCCCTGAAAACCGTGAGGTCCTGTCACAACCAGATGTGCACCCCCAGGACAAGGATGCCGGAGATGCTGATGGGGCAGCTAGAGAACAGGAGACGGTAGACCAAACTTCGCCGCTGGCCCAGGGCCAGGATAACCTTGAGTCACCTGCACCTAATGCTAGTTCAATCCAACTGGGGCCAGCCCACGGGACACAGCctgaggcagagacaggaggggcGTGCTCCAGACCCCAGGAgcttccccagccccccagggCCCGACAGCCGGAGGTAGATTTCTACTGTGTAAAGTGGATCTCCTGGAAGGGAGAACGGACACCCATCATCACCCAGAGCACTAACGGCCCTTGCCCTCTCCTGGCCATCATGAACATCCTCTTTCTTCAGTGGAAG GTGAAGCTGTCCCCTCAGAAGGAAGTGATCACATCAGATGAGCTCATGGCCCATCTTG GAGACTGCCTCCTGTCCATCAAGCCCCAGGAGAAGTCAGAGGGACTTCAGCTGAATTTTCAGCAG AATGTGGACGATGCAATGACAGTGTTGCCTAAACTGGCCACAGGTCTGGACGTCAATGTGCGATTCACAGGGGTCTCTGATTTTGAGTATACTCCTGAGTGCAGTGTCTTTGACCTCCTAGGCATACCTCTGTACCACGGCTGGCTGGTCGATCCACAG AGTCCTGAGGCTGTGAGCGCAGTTGGGAAGCTGAGTTACAACCAGCTGGTAGAGAAGATTATCACCTGCAAACACTCTAGCGACACCAACCTTGTGACAGAAG GCCTGATCGCAGAGCAGTTCCTGGAGACCACTGCAGCACAGCTGACCTACCATGGACTGTGTGAGCTCACAGCCGCTGCCAAGGAGGGTGAACTTAGCGTCTTTTTCCGAAACAACCACTTTAGCACCATGACAAAGCACAAG AGTCACTTGTACCTGCTGGTCACCGACCAGGGCTTCCTGCAGGAGGAGCAGGTGGTATGGGAGAGCCTGCACAACGTGGATGGGGACAGCTGCTTCTGCAACTCGGACTTCCACCTGAGTCACTCCCTTGGCAAGGGACCTGGAGCGGGAGGTGGGAACGGCTCCCCCGAACAGCAGCGGCTCGTAGACCAG GACTACCTAATCGCCTTGTCCCTGCAGCAGCAACCACAAGGCACATTGGGTCTTAGTGACTTGGAACTGGCCCAGCAGCTTCAGCAAGAGGAGTACCAGCAGCAGCCAGCAGTCCAGCCTGCACCAGGGCGGGCCTCCCCACAG GGGAGAGGAGCCACGTCGGGACGTCCAGCCGGGGAGCGTCGGCAGAGGCCGAAGCAAGAGTCAGACTGTGTCCTGCTGTAG